One genomic window of Megachile rotundata isolate GNS110a chromosome 12, iyMegRotu1, whole genome shotgun sequence includes the following:
- the Ca-alpha1D gene encoding ca[2+]-channel protein alpha[[1]] subunit D isoform X7 translates to MSAGGDGGSGLGPPELPGAQPTAATPPILGQHRNPQTAQDGQPATAQSQTGQTFGTSTGAAKSATKRPARRGGKPPPDRPVRALFCLTLKNPVRKMCIDVVEWKPFEWLILMTIFANCVALAVYTPYPFGDSNLTNQYLEKIEYIFLVIFTVECVMKIIAYGFVAHPGAYLRNGWNMLDFSIVVIGMVSTVLSILMKEGFDVKALRAFRVLRPLRLVSGVPSLQVVLNSILRAMIPLLHIALLVLFVIIIYAIIGLELFSGKMHKTCRHNVTDAIMEGPVPCGPGGFQCEKVGPEYHCSKRFWEGPNWGITNFDNFGLAMLTVFQCVTLEGWTDVLYSIEDAMGSSWQWIYFISMVILGAFFVMNLILGVLSGEFSKEREKAKARGDFHKLREKQQIEDDLRGYLDWITQAEDIEPETDEPKMQDGKSKQQSEMESTDQLEGDEEGVQQESVWRRKKRDFDRVNRRMRRACRKAVKSQVFYWLIIVLVFLNTGVLATEHYNQPHWLDDFQEITNMFFIALFSMEMMLKMYSLGFQGYFVSLFNRFDCFVVIGSITEMILTNTQVMPPLGVSVLRCVRLLRVFKVTKYWKSLSNLVASLLNSIQSIASLLLLLFLFIVIFALLGMQVFGGKFNFSELQDKPRHNFDSFWQSLLTVFQILTGEDWNAVMYDGIRAYGGVASFGMLACFYFIILFICGNYILLNVFLAIAVDNLADAESLTAIEKEAEEEAKKNKSHSASPARDEESGEQGDGGEGTGGEDEGGGTDLEHDPNETMEDYEAALDTETSEKSEDTNTHAKVRLNIDESDEEVEEEEEVEQNEMHDDGTEQGVSARPRRMSEFNMATKKQPIPPASAFFIFSQTNRVRVFCHWLCNHSYFGNVILVCIMISSAMLAAEDPLRASSYRNQILLNFDYFFTTVFTIEIWLKMISYGFIIHDGAFCRSAFNLLDLLVVCSSLISMSFSSGAFSVVKVLRVLRVLRPLRAINRAKGLKGKFFSCSDASKMTKDECQGTYLEFENGNINKPVMKERTWGQNRFHFDDVAKAMLTLFTVSTFEGWPSLLDVSIDSNKEDHGPIHNFRPIVAAYYIIYIIIIAFFMVNIFVGFVIVTFQNEGEQEYKNCELDKNQRNCIEFALKAKPVRRYIPKHRIQYKVWWFVTSQPFEYTIFTLIMINTVTLAMKFYRQPEIYTEALDVLNMIFTAVFALEFIFKLAAFRFKNYFGDAWNVFDFIIVLGSFIDIVYSEVNPGSTIISINFFRLFRVMRLVKLLSRGEGIRTLLWTFIKSFQALPYVALLIIMLFFIYAVIGMQVFGKIAIDDETSINRNNNFQSFPQAVLVLFRSATGEAWQEIMMDCSAQPGVVKCDPKSDEESNQNGCGSDIAFPYFISFYVLCSFLIINLFVAVIMDNFDYLTRDWSILGPHHLDEFIRLWSEYDPDAKGRIKHLDVVTLLRKISPPLGFGKLCPHRVACKRLVSMNMPLNSDGTVLFNATLFAVVRTSLRIKTEGNIDDANAELREVIKKIWKRTSPKLLDQVVPPPGGDDEVTVGKFYATFLIQDYFRRFKKRKEQEMKDGDKECHNTVTLQAGLRTLHEAGPELKRAISGNLEELLDDNPEPMHRRNHSLFGSVWSSMRKGHHGFNRARSLKVNSTTKASPTNSIDFLPYSSLQRTVGPDAPNQITARSHQVVPNVAGGLSDSAMNQMGIDAKLTGIEESIPLRPLAAFGNPVQQQSTYHPSYKMVDSVQDGIERRQLTPPTPPPRRNPASSVAPVTATAIVQLSSSKSASATPSIATCTNTSTATTSPSSNGTSSSNGTRCYYSYATRPCCVDCAVWSNHAAIDHEDGNSSTGSEFSESDESAGSEGSEEAGSEGGEEDGTDNGKAGAGPGIGGGEAGGTGGGGGGDGGRKGGDDSGESSSWSDSEKCGRRGGSLRLEFGVASRSRARGRRGPSSLVGKSAPSSFRKRDANNGGGRSSSSTTSASTGFAQSVANGLKLARTRAIAVAGFLADVDDSRHDRVCASCLSHRAYQGRVSWAGESNGSIGAERLSHSLPGSPADRKPNFEVIGSAESLVGRVLVEQGLGKYCDPEFVRYTSREMQEALDMTREEMDRAAHQLLLQERRGQPLSYQLQQGADQPWTLPGYQQMPQPTGIGYQPLQEQQPTGPRQYRTYYRGTGSGQDPSPDASGQHHQPPPS, encoded by the exons GAAAAAATAGAGTATATATTTCTTGTGATTTTTACGGTCGAGTGCGTGATGAAGATCATCGCTTACGGTTTCGTCGCTCATCCTGGAGCTTATCTTCGGAACGGATGGAACATGTTAGATTTTTCGATAGTAGTCATAGG AATGGTGAGCACGGTGTTGTCGATACTAATGAAAGAAGGTTTCGACGTGAAAGCGCTGAGGGCTTTTCGAGTGTTGCGACCTCTTAGGCTGGTTTCTGGAGTACCGA GTCTTCAAGTGGTCTTAAACTCTATTTTGAGAGCGATGATACCCCTTCTACATATCGCTCTACTCGTTCTCTTCGTCATCATTATTTACGCTATCATCGGCCTCGAGCTGTTCTCTGGCAAAATGCATAAAACTTGCAGGCATAACGTAACCG ACGCGATAATGGAAGGCCCAGTTCCTTGCGGACCCGGTGGCTTCCAATGCGAGAAGGTCGGGCCCGAATATCACTGTAGCAAACGGTTTTGGGAGGGCCCGAACTGGGGTATCACGAATTTCGACAACTTTGGCCTTGCCATGTTGACGGTCTTCCAATGCGTCACGCTCGAGGGTTGGACGGACGTACTGTACAGC ATCGAAGACGCGATGGGAAGTTCGTGGCAATGGATctatttcatttctatggtcATACTTGGAGCTTTCTTCGTGATGAATCTGATTCTCGGTGTGTTGTCCGG CGAGTTCTCTaaggagagagagaaagcgaaaGCGAGAGGCGACTTCCACAAACTCAGGGAGAAGCAACAAATCGAAGACGATCTGAGGGGGTATCTGGATTGGATCACGCAAGCCGAGGACATCGAGCCGGAAACGGACGAGCCGAAAATGCAGGACGGGAAAT CGAAACAGCAAAGCGAGATGGAGAGCACGGATCAATTGGAGGGTGACGAGGAAGGGGTTCAACAAGAGTCCGTGTGGAGAAGAAAAAAGCGCGACTTCGACAG AGTGAACAGGAGAATGAGGAGGGCCTGTAGAAAAGCCGTCAAGTCGCAGGTTTTCTACTGGTTGATCATAGTATTGGTTTTTTTGAACACCGGAGTTCTGGCGACCGAGCATTACAATCAGCCGCATTGGTTGGACGACTTTCAAG AAATCACAAACATGTTTTTTATCGCGCTCTTCTCCATGGAGATGATGTTGAAGATGTACAGTTTAGGATTTCAA GGTTACTTTGTCTCGCTGTTTAATCGTTTCGATTGCTTCGTGGTGATCGGCTCGATCACCGAGATGATCCTCACGAACACGCAGGTGATGCCGCCTCTGGGCGTCTCCGTACTTCGTTGCGTCCGGTTACTCAGGGTATTCAAAGTGACGAA ATATTGGAAGTCGCTGTCGAATCTGGTGGCTTCTCTCCTGAACTCGATACAATCGATCGCGTCGTTGTTGCTTCTACTCTTCCTGTTTATCGTGATTTTTGCCCTGCTAGGCATGCAG GTGTTCGGTGGAAAGTTCAATTTTAGCGAGTTACAGGACAAGCCTCGTCACAATTTCGACAGTTTCTGGCAAAGTTTGTTGACCGTGTTTCAA ATACTGACAGGCGAGGATTGGAACGCCGTGATGTACGACGGTATCAGAGCTTACGGAGGTGTAGCCAGCTTCGGCATGCTTGCTTGTTTTTATTTCATCATTCTTTTTATATGCGGTAACT ATATTCTACTGAACGTCTTCTTGGCCATCGCCGTCGATAACCTCGCGGACGCCGAGTCGTTGACTGCCATCGAAAAGGAAGCCGAAGAAGAG GCCAAAAAGAATAAATCTCACAGCGCGTCGCCGGCCAGGGACGAAGAGAGCGGAGAACAGGGCGATGGTGGCGAAGGCACAGGCGGAGAAGACGAAGGTGGTGGCACGGATTTGGAACACGATCCGAACGAGACGATGGAAGATTACGAGGCAGCTTTGGACACGGAAAC GTCGGAAAAGAGCGAAGATACGAATACTCACGCGAAAGTGCGGCTGAACATAGACGAGTCCGACGAAGAGGTGGAGGAAGAGGAGGAAGTCGAACAAAACGAGATGCACG ACGACGGCACGGAACAAGGGGTGTCGGCTAGACCACGAAGAATGTCGGAGTTTAACATGGCCACGAAGAAACAACCGATTCCCCCTGCTTCGgcttttttcattttctcccAAACGAACAG AGTTCGAGTGTTTTGTCACTGGCTCTGCAATCATAGCTATTTCGGCAACGTGATTCTCGTGTGCATCATGATATCGTCGGCCATGTTAGCCGCCGAAGATCCATTGAGGGCTTCGTCTTATAGGAATCAG ATATTATTGAATTTCGACTATTTTTTCACCACAGTGTTTACGATCGAGATCTGGCTGAAAATGATCTCGTACGGTTTTATCATACACGACGGCGCTTTCTGTCGATCGGCGTTTAATTTGCTCGACCTGTTGGTCGTTTGTTCTTCTCTCATTTCTATGTCTTTCAG CTCCGGTGCATTTTCCGTGGTAAAAGTGCTTCGAGTGTTGCGCGTCCTGAGGCCTCTGCGCGCCATCAATCGTGCCAAGGGATTAAAG GGTAAATTTTTCTCTTGTTCCGATGCATCGAAAATGACGAAGGACGAATGTCa GGGTACCTACCTAGAATTCGAAAACGGTAATATCAATAAGCCGGTGATGAAGGAGAGAACTTGGGGCCAGAATCGTTTCCATTTCGACGACGTGGCGAAGGCGATGCTCACGCTTTTCACCGTATCCACGTTCGAAGGCTGGCCTTC ATTGCTAGACGTGTCGATCGACTCTAACAAGGAGGATCACGGACCAATTCATAATTTTCGACCGATAGTGGCCGCGTACTACATCATTTACATCATTATCATAGCATTCTTCATGGTGAACATCTTCGTTGGTTTCGTTATTGTCACTTTCCAGAACGAGGGTGAGCAAGAGTACAAAAACTGCGAGCTCGATAAAAATCAG CGGAACTGCATCGAGTTCGCGTTAAAGGCTAAACCGGTGAGACGATACATACCGAAGCATCGAATACAGTACAAAGTGTGGTGGTTCGTCACCTCGCAGCCGTTCGAGTATACGATTTTCACCCTGATCATGATCAATACCGTCACGTTAGCGATGAAGTTTTACCGGCAACCGGAAATCTACACGGAAGCGTTGGACGTTCTCAACATGATCTTCACCGCGGTCTTTGCCCTCGAGTTTATCTTCAAGCTAGCGGCGTTTCGATTCAAG AATTACTTCGGCGATGCTTGGAACGTGTTCGACTTCATAATCGTGCTCGGAAGTTTCATCGACATCGTCTATTCGGAAGTGAAC CCCGGCTCGACCATCATTTCCATCAACTTTTTTCGGCTGTTCCGCGTAATGAGATTGGTCAAGTTGCTAAGCAGAGGGGAAGGTATCAGAACGCTTCTCTGGACATTCATAAAATCGTTTCAAGCTCTGCCGTACGTAGCCCTACTCATCATAATGTTGTTCTTCATTTACGCCGTGATAGGAATGCAG GTGTTTGGAAAAATCGCTATCGACGACGAGACATCGATAAACCGGAACAATAATTTCCAGTCGTTCCCGCAAGCGGTATTGGTCTTGTTTCGATCGGCTACAG GAGAGGCTTGGCAAGAGATCATGATGGACTGCTCGGCGCAACCGGGCGTAGTGAAGTGCGATCCGAAGAGCGACGAAGAATCCAATCAGAATGGCTGTGGATCCGACATTGCATTTCCCTACTTTATATCTTTCTACGTTTTATGCTCTTTCCTC ATCATCAATCTCTTCGTCGCCGTGATCATGGACAATTTCGATTACTTGACGAGGGATTGGTCCATCCTGGGTCCGCACCATTTGGACGAGTTCATTCGCCTCTGGTCAGAGTACGATCCCGACGCGAAAGGCCGTATCAAGCATCTGGACGTGGTCACTCTTCTCCGAAAGATATCACCGCCCCTAGGTTTCGGTAAACTCTGTCCTCACCGAGTCGCGTGCAAA AGGCTGGTCTCCATGAACATGCCGTTGAACAGCGACGGCACGGTTTTGTTCAACGCGACTCTGTTCGCCGTGGTGAGAACTTCGCTGCGAATCAAGACCGAGGGAAATATCGACGACGCGAACGCCGAGCTCAGAGAAGTGATCAAGAAGATCTGGAAAAGGACTAGTCCGAAACTGTTGGATCAAGTAGTGCCGCCACCAGGAG GCGACGACGAAGTAACCGTCGGTAAATTCTACGCCACTTTCCTCATTCAGGACTACTTCCGAAGGTTCAAAAAACGCAAAGAACAAGAGATGAAAGACGGAGATAAAGAATGCCACAATACCGTAACGCTACAG GCCGGTCTTCGAACCTTGCACGAAGCTGGACCCGAGCTGAAGAGAGCCATCTCCGGTAACCTGGAGGAACTTTTGGACGACAATCCGGAACCTATGCACAGG agAAATCATTCGCTGTTCGGAAGCGTCTGGTCGAGCATGAGAAAAGGACATCACGGTTTCAATCGAGCCAGGTCGCTGAAAGTAAACTCGACGACTAAG GCATCTCCGACGAATTCCATCGATTTCCTGCCATACTCGTCGCTTCAGAGAACCGTCGGTCCCGATGCACCGAATCAGATAACCGCGAGGTCGCATCAAGTCGTGCCAAACGTAGCAGG TGGTTTGAGCGACAGCGCGATGAATCAGATGGGTATCGACGCGAAACTCACCGGTATCGAGGAGAGCATTCCTCTGAGACCATTGGCCGCGTTCGGAAATCCCGTCCAGCAACAATCAACCTATCATCCATCTTACAAAATGGTCGA CAGTGTTCAGGACGGAATCGAGCGGCGGCAGCTGACCCCACCGACACCACCGCCACGAAGGAATCCAGCCTCGTCCGTCGCACCGGTCACTGCAACGGCCATCGTGCAACTCTCGTCCAGCAAGTCAGCCAGCGCAACGCCGTCGATCGCCACGTGCACGAACACCTCGACCGCCACGACCAGCCCGAGCTCCAACGGGACCTCTTCCTCCAACGGGACCCGTTGCTATTATTCCTACGCGACTCGGCCATGCTGCGTCGATTGTGCCGTCTGGAGTAATCACG CCGCCATAGATCACGAGGATGGGAATTCGTCGACGGGAAGCGAGTTCAGCGAGTCGGATGAGTCGGCAGGGTCGGAAGGATCGGAAGAAGCAGGTTCGGAAGGGGGCGAAGAGGATGGAACGGATAACGGAAAGGCAGGAGCAGGGCCAGGGATCGGCGGCGGGGAGGCGGGCGGTACAGGAGGAGGCGGAGGAGGAGATGGAGGAAGGAAAGGAGGAGACGACTCGGGAGAGTCTAGCAGTTGGAGCGACTCGGAAAAGTGTGGACGTCGAGGAGGATCGTTGAGGCTGGAGTTCGGCGTGGCGTCTCGGTCTCGTGCTCGTGGCCGACGCGGGCCGAGCTCGTTGGTCGGCAAATCGGCGCCGTCCAGTTTCCGAAAACGCGACGCCAACAACGGCGGTGGTCGATCGAGCAGTTCGACTACGTCCGCGAGTACCGGATTCGCGCAGAGCGTCGCCAACGGGCTGAAACTCGCTCGAACACGGGCAATCGCAGTTGCCGGCTTCCTCGCCGACGTCGACGACTCGCGCCACGATCGCGTCTGCGCCTCCTGTCTGTCGCATCGGGCTTACCAAGGCAGAG TGTCCTGGGCCGGAGAGAGTAACGGAAGCATCGGCGCAGAGCGCCTGTCCCACAGTTTGCCGGGCAGTCCCGCGGACCGGAAGCCCAACTTCGAGGTGATCGGAAGCGCCGAGAGTTTGGTTGGTCGG GTTCTCGTGGAACAAGGACTTGGTAAATACTGCGACCCGGAGTTCGTCAGATACACGTCGCGAGAGATGCAAGAAGCGCTCGACATGACGCGCGAGGAGATGGATCGCGCGGCTCATCAGTTGCTTCTTCAAGAACGCCGAGGTCAACCGCTCAGCTACCAGTTACAGCAAGGCGCGGACCAACCGTGGACGCTACCGGGTTATCAACAGATGCCGCAGCCGACGGGTATCGGCTATCAACCGCTGCAAGAGCAACAGCCTACCGGTCCACGACAGTACCGAACGTATTATCGAGGCACAGGTAGCGGCCAAGACCCGTCGCCGGACGCGTCCGGACAACACCACCAACCGCCGCCGTCTTAA